In the genome of Drosophila pseudoobscura strain MV-25-SWS-2005 chromosome 3, UCI_Dpse_MV25, whole genome shotgun sequence, one region contains:
- the LOC6899104 gene encoding putative fatty acyl-CoA reductase CG8306 yields MASSSITDFYAGRNVFITGATGFVGVTIVEKLLRDVPKVGNLYLLMRAKKGKSVEERLEELKKNSVFDRFKEMQLESRLTKIVPIEGDVGLDNLGISPKDRQTLIDNVNVVFHSAATLDFFQSLKETTNINLQGTRRVVELCQQLKQLDSLVHVSSAYVNAYLTEVEEKLYPSPDDPEKIIQLAETLNDEALKALEKKLLKDHPNTYTFTKHLAEHEVANAASSFPCGIVRPSMITAAWKEPIPGWTISKNGPQGFFMGASKGVLRRLPLDPSIIMDYIPIDVVVNGIITTGYYVNALKAKNAGRPAELQIFHLTSSTYKPFRFDLMADKINSYLHDYPLNSAVWYPNLRLVKSLWVFRLSAILFHFVPAFFLDIVTRITGGRPILMRLHKNVWNSLNTLERFIFTEWHFDSKRLLALSKSMDVVDRKKFVIDIGELTWDEYFSNTIRGVRQYLSKESPKNLEKARRKDKILLGLHVALQLLFWFGIFKLIVWISGVSSAKAALILPVFYYLFGLL; encoded by the exons ATGGCCAG CTCTTCCATCACAGACTTCTATGCGGGGCGCAATGTGTTCATCACGGGCGCCACTGGCTTCGTGGGCGTCACCATTGTGGAGAAGCTGCTGCGCGATGTGCCCAAGGTGGGCAACCTGTATCTGCTGATGCGCGCCAAGAAGGGAAAGAGCGTGGAGGAGAGGCTCGAGGAGCTCAAGAAAAACTCTGTCTTTGATCGCTTCAAGGAGATGCAGCTGGAGTCGCGTCTCACGAAGATCGTCCCCATTGAGGGTGATGTGGGCTTGGACAACCTGGGAATCTCGCCAAAGGACCGCCAGACGCTGATCGATAATGTAAATGTGGTGTTCCATTCGGCGGCCACCCTGGACTTCTTTCAGTCCCTCAAGGAGACGACCAACATCAATCTGCAGGGAACACGACGCGTGGTGGAGCTGTGCCAACAGCTGAAGCAACTGGATTCGCTGGTCCATGTGTCCAGCGCTTATGTGAACGCCTATCTGACAGAGGTCGAGGAGAAGCTCTATCCTTCGCCCGACGATCCCGAGAAGATCATACAGCTGGCCGAAACCCTCAACGACGAGGCGCTAAAGGCACTCGAAAAGAA ACTGCTCAAGGATCATCCGAATACGTACACTTTCACCAAGCACCTGGCCGAGCACGAGGTGGCCAATGCGGCCAGTAGCTTTCCCTGCGGCATTGTCCGCCCCAGCATGA TCACGGCGGCTTGGAAGGAACCCATTCCTGGGTGGACCATCTCGAAGAACGGCCCCCAAGGCTTCTTTATGGGCGCCTCCAAGGGAGTGCTACGCCGCCTGCCCCTAGATCCGAGCATCATCATGGACTACATTCCCATCGATGTGGTGGTCAATGGCATCATCACCACCGGCTACTATGTCAATGCGCTCAAGGCGAAGAACGCCGGCCGTCCAGCCGAGCTGCAGATCTTCCACCTGACATCCAGCACGTACAAGCCCTTCCGCTTCGATCTGATGGCGGACAAGATCAACAGCTATCTGCACGACTATCCTCTGAACAGCGCCGTCTGGTACCCTAATCTGCGGCTGGTCAAGAGCCTCTGGGTCTTTCGGCTGAGCGCCATACTGTTCCACTTTGTGCCTGCATTCTTCCTGGATATCGTTACCCGCATCACCGGCGGCCGTCCCAT TTTGATGAGGCTGCACAAGAACGTGTGGAACTCGCTGAACACCCTGGAGCGCTTCATCTTCACGGAATGGCACTTTGACAGCAAGCGTCTACTAGCCCTTTCCAAGTCGATGGACGTGGTGGACAGGAAGAAGTTCGTCATTGACATTGGCGAGCTGACGTGGGACGAGTACTTCTCTAACACCATTCGCGGAGTGCGGCAGTACCTCAGCAAGGAGTCACCCAAGAATCTGGAGAAGGCACGTCGCAAGGATAAAAT TCTTCTCGGTCTGCATGTTGCCCTCCAGCTGCTGTTCTGGTTCGGAATATTCAAGCTGATCGTCTGGATCTCGGGAGTCTCCAGCGCCAAGGCGGCCCTTATTTTGCCCGTCTTCTATTATCTGTTTGGACTGCTCTAG